The region ATGGCATCAGATAAAACCGGGATAGTATCAATTGTTTTCCTTCGCATAATAACACATCCATTCTTTAGTGATAGAATTATTATGCACCGACTACAATAAAAAAGCAACGTCTATTCATTATTATTTTGGCAATGCTGTACTAGCGTGTATTACAGCGGGTCACCCGTATCTCATGAGGAATTAGACTGCAAAGCGGCCGAAAAATTCTGCTATCAACTGTCAGACTCCAGAGTCCCGCTACTATCCGGCACTGTTGATTGATTATGCAGCTTAGGGATAACATTCTTCCCCCGCCTCAACTACATATCATAGTCTTTTGGTTCTGAGCCAAATGTAACCTTGCATACAGATAATTTGCCCTCTGATATGCGTTCAAAAACGCCTACCCAAAATGGTTCCTCAAAAAATACTGTCAGTCTGCCCGAAACTTTGTCCATGACAATTCCTCCTTAAAATGATTGTAATGAACAAAGCACGGACGACCCTAAGGAAGGAGGGCTGCTTACACCAAATCGGTGCGACTGGACTACCTACCAGTTCTGCAAGGTTGCCTTGCGTTGTGTTTTTATCTTTGCCACAGCTTACTTTTTATAACCATACTCCCCAATCCCCATAGTTAAATGTTCCACTGCCATGATGAAGTTTTCCGTCCACCTTAAGATTTCTAAATGCTTCTCGCATATGAATTAAAATTTACGGCTTTATATCCAATGAATGATGTGCTTTACTGCACAGCAAAACCAGGTGGCACCTGAAAAGCCCGCAGGGAAGCGAATTTCCCACCGCACGGTCTTCGTCATTCTGACGAAGCGAAAAAGTGGAAAACCGCTGGCTTCAACAGAACCTATTCCATGAAAAACAGCATGTTTTCCACATAAAGACAGCGAGTCCGGAAAAACAGAGACGGTTATCCTCCAATCGCCGCAGCGGCTCTGTCGACATGTGGATAAGTTCCCCATGGAGCTGTTCCGGATGCATAAGGGCAGAAAAAATTTTCTCCCGTTTGCACAAAAATCAGAAGTCCTTCTTTTTCACGGGGCGGATCGCCTTGGGCTGGTCGATAGAAAGCCCCTCCAGGAGCCAGCGGTATTCCTGCCGGGTAAGGTTCCTTACTTGGGAGGAATTCCTTGGCCACTGGAAACGGCCGTTATCCAGTCTTTTATACAGAAGGCAGAAGCCGTCTTTTTCAAAATGCAGTGCCTTGATTCGGTCACAGCGTCTCCCACAAAAAAAGGAACAGGGAATTGCTGTAGGGATCCATTTCATAGGTATCCCGGATGATGGCCATCAATCCATTAAAGCTATCTAAAGAGGGAATTAGCAATAACGTATCTATATATCTACTGATAGGTTCAATCCTATCGTCACAATAAATTTGAGTGATTTTATCTGAAATTGAGTCTTTAAAATACCGTGTAGTTTTATTACTCCAATTATCGATTGGACATTTTCTAATTTCTCTTTCAAATAATGCAGATAAGACTAAAGCACAGCTAAAAAACAGCTTCTTATCAAATAATTTTTCGGCTTCAATCCACCAATTATTTTTCTCAACTTCAAATCGCGCATATCCCCTTCCAAGTTTCCTCATTATTAGGTTCCCAAAAAGGAGAGATAACCCACCCATTTTGCCCTAATTCTCTACATTTATTCCGTATTTTATTTGAAACATTATTTGAAAAATCTGTATCTATCCACACATCTGCCAAAAATTCATTTTGCTTTTCCACTCGATCCGTGCCATTAAACCTATAATCTACCAGACACCTAAATGTATATAAAGATTCCAACACTTCATTTCTCCTATCCCTGATTGCTTGTAGTACTTTTCAATATGGTGCTAGCACCATGTAATTTTTGCACCAACAAGGAAATCTATCTGCGTTCCCTCAACTTGTTCAAAATCGCCATAACATCCGGCTGCGTTGGTGTGAACTTTATACCACGCTTCAACATACCTATGACTTTTCTCGCTTTCTGCTCAATCTCTCTGGCAGTATGCTCACTCGTCAACATCAGATGATTCCCAGCGATTGTATATTCCCGTTCTATGTATTCCTCTGTTATCGGAAACATATCCTGTATCAGGAATGCGCTCTCCCGGCTGTCATCCAGTTTGACGATATGGAGAATATCGCAGGGTTTCCCGGCTTTTACTTTTTTCTCCATAATCCGTCTGTATTTATCAATGCGGCTGGACAATGGTATCATCCAGTATATCCCGGTACTTGAATCTTCAAAGCAATAATAATGCGGTCTGTTTCCCGCCTTATTCCCTTTGAGATATGGGTCTGGCATATCCTCAAAAAATTTGTCCTTGATAATATAAAAGCCTGTTTTCTTCATTTGCCTGTCCTCATTATGGAAAAAGTCCCCCACCTTGCGGCGAAGGACTATACTTTCAACCCAACCATTTATATACCGCATATCGGTCAGCGGTAAACTTTCAACCCGACCATTTATATACCACATATCGGTCAGTGGTAAACTTTCTTTGTACCTACATTCTAGCAAGTGCAAAGAGGAAAGTCAATAAGGCTTTCCATTAAAATTTTATGCAAATAGCCGCTAATTATTCCCGTTACGCAACAAAAACCGCATTTGAGTAATAAAGGTATAAAGTATCACCAACACCATTTTTGCACTCTCAAACCCTTATAAAATAAGCATTCCAGATACCCTAAAGCGTAACAATAGACAATATGCAACTTAATTGAGAAAAGCCGGGGCAGGCGTTACCTGCCCCTATGCTTTTCTTTCCTTTTCTGCTGTTTCAGTTCAAACTGCCGCTGTTTCTCTGCTTCCCGTTGCTCCCGGCTCACAGTCTTGCGTTCATTTTTCAACTGCTCCTGCTGTAATTTCAAAGCCTATTGCGATTTTGTGCATATCCCGGTGTTCTGCACCTGTTTCCGCACTTCCCGCTGTACCCGTTTCGGATTGCGAGCAACTTCCATCAGTTGCCACAGCCAGACTAAATTTCAGCCGATAGTAATTTTTCAGAACAAAATCGTATATCTCATAGTCCTTTGGTTCTGCTCCAAATGTGATTTTGCACACAGATAACTTTCCCTCAGATATTCGTTCAAACACGCCTATCCAGAATGGTTCTTCAAAAAATACTGTCAGTCTGCCCGCTATTTTGTCCATGACAATTCCTCCTTGAAAATTGTAATGCACAAAGAACGGACGACCCAAGGAGGGAGGGCTACTTACACCAAATCGGTGCGACTGGACTACCTACCAGTTCTACAAGATTACCTCGCGTTGTGTTTTTATCTTTGCTCCTATATGTTACCACATAAATGTCCATTTTTCCATAAAAATGTGGCAATCCGCTTATTAGTGCAAACTGCCACATTATCACACTTTTCTTATTTGTTTTAACTGACACGGTGCTGACATCATGTTCAAATCAAAATCATTACTAAGATTCCGATAAATGCAGCTGTGACTGTTCCCAGTCCAAATATGGCCGCGTCATAAAAACGAAACCCGAATGGAGCATCCGCCTTTATACAAAAGTCCCACGCGGCACGGAGGAATATAAAGAAATCTATAACCAGCGTACCGCTACGGAGCGCATCAACAACCGCGTCCTGAATGATTATGGTCTCCACCGGATGGTACTCCATGGAAAACCACGTTATTCCTTCATGACCACGATCACTGCTATATGCATCCATTTAGATGCCCGCTTTAAAAAGCGGCAGAATGCGGAATAGCTGATATCTGGCATTTATCCAAATATCCTATCAAAGGACCTCCTGTCGAAGGTCTAAAAATCATGCCCTTCTTTATTCTGTATTCCCTGGATAATCATCACCTCCACCTCTCGTTTCCCGATTATTCATTGGCGTTTTTTAATTGTTTGAAAATTGCATCAATTGTTTATCAAGTTTCCGAGACCGCTCATTTTAGGACAAAAAACAACACGAATCCGCGGACCTTTGAAAAAGAAAGGTCCACAAACTCATGTTGTACAAAATCAAGCCGAAGCTCTGCACGCAACTATTTACTCCCCGGTTATACCAATCCAGGAACAAAAGCCAATGTTCTCGCGAAAGAATATCGTTATCTTACAACAAATCGGCTGTTTTTTTAGCATACTGCACAAGATTTTTCTTTGGTTCACCTATACAAAATCCTCCCGCATAGGATTAAAGATATCCAGAAGAATGCCTGCCTTCCTGCACACGCATCCATGCTCCACGCCGTCCAGCTTCAGCATGGTATCCCCTGCCCTCACTGTTTTTTTCTCACCGTCTATATTAAACTCGAATTCTCCGCTTACCACATATGTAATCTGGGTATGGGGATGATGATGAAGGCTGCCCACGGCTCCCTCCTCAAAGGTATTCTCCACACACATCAAATCCTTACTGTAAGCCAGAACCCTCCTGACAACCCCAGGCCCCGCCTGAACCGGCTCCGCGTTCTCATGAAACACCCATCTTTCATCCAGCATGTCACTGTCTCCTTCCGTCATTCACCGCAGTCATCCGCGGTATATTCTCCATTATACCAAGCAGGCGGGGCTGCGGCTAGTCCCCGCTTCTAGTTTTCTGAATTTTTTAAATACGTTTCTCACAAATGTTTATTTCTCAGATTCCGTAACGCCTCCGCATGGTCCGTCTTGCCATGGGGAAGGCCCATATCAAAGCCCACGAAGGTGGGGTAATGGCTTCCCTTGCCAGTACATCCTGATAAAATTCCTCTGTGTCCGTGATTTTTCCTGCCCTGTACAGCTCCCCTGACAGGATTCTTATGATATCCTTTTTACTGCCTTCCATATCGAATACAATACAGTTCTCATTTAAATCATACTTATCAATTTTCCAATTTCTGTTTACTGTAAATGTATCTTACAGCCAGGCTGATTATACCTCTTCAAAGCCGACAAAGTGTAGGAATCTTGCAAATGCCCTCCGTCCTTGCCCGTCGCATTTATAGACGCCCGCATCCTCCAGGACCCGTGCAAACACCTTTCCCACTTCCTCCTGCAGTATGGACCACACATTATCCCTTGTCACCGGGATGCCCTTTTCCTGATAAACGGGCAGGAATTCCTCCACCCAGTCAGCGTGTTTCTCAAGGACCTCATCCCTTCGTATATCCTTTCCATCCACCATGTACTCTCCCAGCATTGCCAGCTCCGTCTTAAGCCTTGAAGGCAGCACAGCCAGTCCCATGACCTCAATCAGGC is a window of Enterocloster clostridioformis DNA encoding:
- the tnpB gene encoding IS66 family insertion sequence element accessory protein TnpB (TnpB, as the term is used for proteins encoded by IS66 family insertion elements, is considered an accessory protein, since TnpC, encoded by a neighboring gene, is a DDE family transposase.), which produces MKWIPTAIPCSFFCGRRCDRIKALHFEKDGFCLLYKRLDNGRFQWPRNSSQVRNLTRQEYRWLLEGLSIDQPKAIRPVKKKDF
- a CDS encoding transposase produces the protein MRKLGRGYARFEVEKNNWWIEAEKLFDKKLFFSCALVLSALFEREIRKCPIDNWSNKTTRYFKDSISDKITQIYCDDRIEPISRYIDTLLLIPSLDSFNGLMAIIRDTYEMDPYSNSLFLFLWETL
- the cptIN gene encoding type III toxin-antitoxin system CptIN family toxin, whose translation is MKKTGFYIIKDKFFEDMPDPYLKGNKAGNRPHYYCFEDSSTGIYWMIPLSSRIDKYRRIMEKKVKAGKPCDILHIVKLDDSRESAFLIQDMFPITEEYIEREYTIAGNHLMLTSEHTAREIEQKARKVIGMLKRGIKFTPTQPDVMAILNKLRERR
- a CDS encoding cupin domain-containing protein, which codes for MLDERWVFHENAEPVQAGPGVVRRVLAYSKDLMCVENTFEEGAVGSLHHHPHTQITYVVSGEFEFNIDGEKKTVRAGDTMLKLDGVEHGCVCRKAGILLDIFNPMREDFV